In the genome of Coraliomargarita algicola, one region contains:
- a CDS encoding AraC family transcriptional regulator, whose translation MPPLNGERRLMEVGYFALIRADDSHGFSAWDTNEQVGLINFAFPSSLWERIRDQFFADNVCFFDHPSIEKREYQLSSDDRERLRQMGNDLAAGHWNTTNAAAYLLVVLALLDNRDRETSPYPAMPEWLTHALRRIETWPNFVGGVSEFIRIAGRSHEHVSRDCRRLLDTTPREIVNRARLKWASMQLETSQKEILEIAHECGFENLGHFYKLFKAHYKSTPRQYRIRNGISQFS comes from the coding sequence TTGCCACCTCTCAATGGCGAGCGACGCCTGATGGAAGTCGGTTATTTCGCACTCATTCGTGCCGACGACTCGCACGGTTTTTCTGCATGGGATACAAACGAGCAAGTCGGCTTGATTAACTTCGCCTTCCCCTCCTCACTATGGGAAAGAATCCGTGATCAATTCTTTGCCGATAACGTCTGCTTCTTTGATCACCCATCCATTGAAAAGCGCGAATATCAACTCAGCAGCGACGACAGGGAACGCTTACGACAGATGGGCAACGACCTTGCTGCGGGCCACTGGAACACAACCAATGCAGCGGCCTACCTGCTCGTCGTGCTGGCACTCCTCGACAATCGCGACCGAGAAACCAGCCCCTACCCTGCGATGCCAGAATGGCTCACGCACGCGCTACGACGAATTGAGACCTGGCCCAACTTCGTTGGTGGTGTGTCGGAGTTTATCCGCATCGCTGGCCGCAGCCATGAACACGTCAGTCGGGATTGTAGGCGTCTATTGGATACAACGCCACGCGAGATCGTCAACCGCGCCCGCCTCAAGTGGGCCTCGATGCAGCTCGAAACCTCGCAAAAAGAGATTCTAGAAATCGCCCACGAGTGCGGATTCGAAAACCTCGGCCACTTCTACAAACTCTTCAAAGCACACTACAAGAGCACCCCACGCCAATACCGCATAAGGAACGGAATCTCACAGTTTTCCTAA
- a CDS encoding NAD(P)H-quinone oxidoreductase — protein MKAVLIDHDQNLVWSDVPDPVPAANEILVEVHAAALNRADLMQRAGNYPPPPGWPTWPGLEVAGVVLEAPENGRWKVGDKVCALVGGGGYAEKIVLPADMALPVPAGLSMAEAAAIPEAFTTSYLNLCLEGGMQAGDTVFIQAGASGLGMAAIQLAKAMGAKVVTTVGSEEKGQFVRDLGADVVINRKQQNIAEELAKHPVDVAMDCVAGPNLGPCLETMARGGRWIVIATLGSVSSEINMLDFFKRGVKLIGSTLRSRSSEMKAEILQDLEAKIWASLSSREIKVLIHETLPVTEAEAAHAILERQENLGKVVLLMQ, from the coding sequence ATGAAGGCAGTATTAATTGATCATGATCAAAACCTAGTCTGGTCGGACGTTCCAGATCCAGTTCCCGCAGCCAATGAAATCTTGGTTGAAGTGCACGCCGCGGCGTTGAACCGCGCCGACTTGATGCAACGCGCAGGCAACTATCCACCCCCACCGGGCTGGCCGACATGGCCGGGGCTCGAAGTGGCGGGTGTGGTGCTCGAAGCTCCAGAGAATGGACGCTGGAAAGTCGGCGACAAAGTTTGCGCCTTGGTCGGCGGGGGTGGCTACGCCGAAAAAATCGTTTTGCCGGCAGACATGGCGTTGCCGGTGCCAGCGGGTCTTTCCATGGCCGAGGCAGCCGCGATTCCTGAAGCCTTTACCACATCGTATCTCAACCTCTGTTTAGAGGGGGGCATGCAGGCGGGCGACACGGTCTTTATTCAAGCCGGCGCCAGTGGCTTGGGCATGGCAGCGATTCAGCTTGCCAAAGCCATGGGTGCGAAGGTCGTGACGACCGTCGGCTCGGAGGAGAAGGGGCAATTTGTGCGTGATCTGGGAGCGGATGTGGTGATCAATCGCAAGCAACAAAACATTGCCGAGGAACTTGCGAAGCATCCAGTGGATGTGGCCATGGACTGTGTGGCCGGTCCTAACCTTGGACCCTGTCTCGAAACGATGGCGCGTGGGGGCCGTTGGATCGTGATCGCCACGCTGGGCTCGGTTAGCAGCGAGATCAACATGCTCGATTTCTTTAAGCGTGGTGTGAAGCTGATTGGCAGCACCTTGCGCAGTCGCAGCAGCGAGATGAAGGCGGAGATCCTGCAGGACTTAGAAGCTAAAATATGGGCTTCCTTGTCTTCCAGGGAGATTAAAGTCCTCATCCATGAGACCTTGCCTGTTACGGAAGCGGAAGCGGCGCATGCGATCTTAGAGCGCCAAGAGAATCTCGGTAAAGTCGTCCTGTTGATGCAGTAG
- a CDS encoding zinc-binding alcohol dehydrogenase yields the protein MNRKQIVFTGVGHAELQDVAMLSVGDNDVLVANDVSAISAGTERACLLDLPNLGDEPQGCFPKTLGYSGVGRVIVVGKNIQSVQPGDRVLTHWGSTHSNFNCITEDHLFKIEDDSLPSEQAVFAVIAGFSLNALRKTRFELGESAAVVGLGVLGLFAVALARIAGAAPVIATDLNAARREIALGLGAHFTFDPMDADYIKQVKAAARGGVNAVIEVTGQSIAMKQALALTAPFGRVALLGCTRVSDASIDYYQEVHRPGIEIIGAHTMSRPKLESRPYSWTWRDDARAILDYMSDGRLDMSQIVSTLYSPLESTAVYAALAKNENFPVGAVFDWNQLK from the coding sequence ATGAATCGAAAACAAATAGTATTTACAGGCGTGGGACATGCAGAGCTTCAAGATGTAGCTATGCTTAGCGTTGGAGATAATGATGTGCTGGTGGCGAACGACGTTTCAGCCATCAGCGCGGGCACTGAGCGCGCCTGCTTGTTGGATCTCCCCAACTTGGGAGACGAACCACAGGGCTGTTTTCCAAAGACGCTTGGCTACAGTGGTGTGGGACGCGTGATTGTAGTGGGCAAAAATATACAAAGTGTGCAGCCAGGCGATCGGGTTCTAACGCACTGGGGGAGTACGCATTCTAACTTCAATTGTATCACGGAGGATCATTTGTTTAAGATCGAAGACGATTCACTCCCATCTGAACAGGCTGTCTTTGCGGTGATCGCAGGCTTTTCTCTGAATGCGTTGCGTAAGACGCGATTCGAGTTAGGGGAAAGTGCTGCGGTGGTGGGGCTGGGTGTGTTGGGCTTGTTTGCCGTGGCGCTGGCTCGTATTGCCGGGGCGGCGCCTGTCATTGCGACGGACTTGAATGCTGCGCGCCGTGAAATTGCCTTGGGCTTGGGCGCGCATTTCACCTTCGATCCGATGGATGCTGACTATATCAAACAAGTCAAAGCGGCTGCGCGGGGTGGGGTCAATGCGGTCATTGAAGTGACAGGGCAGTCGATTGCGATGAAGCAAGCGCTTGCGCTGACTGCGCCGTTTGGCCGTGTTGCATTGCTCGGGTGCACGCGTGTTTCTGATGCTTCGATTGATTACTATCAAGAGGTGCATCGGCCTGGTATTGAAATTATTGGAGCGCATACGATGTCGCGGCCCAAACTTGAATCGCGTCCGTACTCATGGACTTGGAGGGACGATGCTCGCGCCATCTTGGATTATATGTCGGATGGCCGTTTGGACATGAGCCAAATTGTGTCCACCCTCTATTCTCCCTTGGAGTCGACTGCTGTGTATGCGGCTTTGGCGAAGAATGAGAACTTTCCCGTCGGGGCGGTATTTGACTGGAATCAATTAAAATGA
- a CDS encoding Gfo/Idh/MocA family protein, whose translation MMKKIRIGQIGTGHLHAYKIQTLLQYPDVFEFIAVAEDDPARRASAQVSDTYAGLDWMDSDELLAMPELDAVLVEVEEHDTIEVAQRCIRAGKHIQMDKPGGESLPPFQKLLAEAEQQQLTVQMGYMYRNSPAIEFCLKAVREGLLGNISTIDAAMNRYDGEDFRQLMQTFQAGAAYIFLCHLIDLSVIMMGVPERVIPLSTCTRPDGVVDNGFAVMCFPGGCTAALRTTIVEVGGFERRNLVVCGDRGTLVVQPLELAGNQAGGRVFLNLLEASGGFKQGLQEIPQAPLKDRYADHLLEFARIVGGEMENPYSYAHELLVQKCHLQACGYLLN comes from the coding sequence ATGATGAAGAAAATTAGGATTGGCCAAATTGGCACGGGGCATTTGCACGCCTATAAAATACAGACTTTGTTGCAGTATCCCGACGTATTCGAATTTATTGCAGTCGCTGAAGACGACCCCGCACGTCGAGCCAGCGCTCAAGTGAGTGATACTTATGCGGGCCTTGATTGGATGGATAGTGATGAGCTGTTAGCGATGCCTGAACTGGATGCCGTGTTGGTTGAAGTTGAGGAGCATGACACTATCGAAGTGGCGCAACGCTGTATTCGAGCAGGTAAGCATATTCAAATGGATAAGCCTGGAGGCGAGTCCTTGCCGCCGTTTCAGAAATTACTGGCGGAGGCAGAACAGCAGCAGTTGACTGTGCAAATGGGCTATATGTATCGCAACAGCCCCGCGATTGAATTTTGTTTGAAGGCAGTTCGTGAAGGGCTGTTAGGCAATATTTCTACGATTGATGCGGCGATGAACCGTTATGACGGCGAGGACTTTCGTCAACTGATGCAGACCTTTCAGGCGGGCGCGGCTTATATCTTTCTTTGTCACTTGATCGACCTTTCTGTGATTATGATGGGAGTGCCCGAGCGCGTGATTCCCTTGTCGACTTGCACCCGTCCCGATGGCGTGGTGGATAACGGTTTTGCTGTGATGTGCTTTCCGGGAGGTTGCACGGCTGCGTTGCGGACGACGATTGTCGAAGTGGGTGGTTTTGAACGGCGCAATTTAGTTGTTTGCGGAGACCGGGGGACACTGGTTGTGCAACCGCTAGAGCTGGCAGGTAATCAAGCGGGCGGACGTGTTTTCCTTAATTTGCTTGAAGCCAGCGGCGGGTTTAAGCAGGGCCTGCAAGAAATTCCGCAAGCTCCGCTCAAGGATCGTTACGCGGATCATTTGTTAGAGTTCGCGCGTATCGTGGGCGGTGAAATGGAGAACCCTTATTCGTATGCACATGAGTTACTGGTACAAAAATGTCATCTGCAAGCTTGTGGCTATCTTTTAAATTAG
- a CDS encoding LacI family DNA-binding transcriptional regulator — MPNQRAIAKELGLTQATVSMALRNVRSIPEATRERVRQKAEEMGYKPSPQVSTLMERIRSGREIKDHSCIGIIVDASSEKDWLIQGGDTYRLQYEGYKTRAAMRGYRTECFFLKGPGMSAAAVDRQLYARGIEGVILAAPRSNSSDPTILQWERYALSTVSYSWSSPLVDRISSHHRHAMDQAFSQALARGYRRIGFCLPENASLGGVDANWMAGYLIAQMQLPRSRCLPAFIGAPMTTELKSFQKWYERWKPDVLVSLIGEERVWIEQMGLDFPKELAIVCLNCPTDSDYSGINENNRFVGETVADHVINLVTRNERGLPEFPKVILTEGYWQEGTSLP, encoded by the coding sequence ATGCCTAATCAACGTGCCATTGCAAAAGAACTCGGCCTCACTCAAGCAACAGTTTCTATGGCTTTGAGAAACGTGCGCTCGATACCTGAGGCGACTCGCGAGCGTGTGCGTCAGAAAGCGGAAGAGATGGGGTATAAACCCAGTCCGCAAGTCAGCACATTGATGGAGCGTATCCGCAGTGGCCGCGAGATTAAGGACCACAGTTGTATCGGAATTATCGTGGATGCGAGTTCTGAAAAGGATTGGTTGATCCAAGGTGGTGATACTTATCGTTTACAGTATGAAGGCTACAAGACACGTGCCGCGATGCGTGGCTATCGCACTGAGTGCTTTTTTCTTAAAGGCCCGGGGATGTCTGCTGCTGCGGTGGATCGGCAACTATATGCGCGCGGGATTGAAGGTGTGATTTTGGCTGCACCACGCAGCAATTCTTCAGATCCCACTATATTGCAGTGGGAGCGCTATGCCTTGTCGACGGTTTCTTATTCTTGGTCTTCCCCGCTGGTAGACCGCATTTCCTCGCATCATCGTCATGCGATGGATCAGGCCTTTTCACAGGCATTAGCTCGTGGGTATCGGCGTATTGGGTTTTGCTTGCCTGAGAATGCTTCACTTGGTGGCGTAGATGCCAATTGGATGGCCGGTTACTTAATTGCTCAGATGCAATTACCCCGTTCACGTTGTTTACCAGCTTTTATCGGTGCACCGATGACCACTGAGTTGAAATCATTCCAAAAATGGTATGAGCGATGGAAGCCGGATGTATTGGTCTCACTTATTGGTGAAGAACGTGTATGGATTGAGCAGATGGGACTCGATTTCCCAAAGGAGCTCGCCATTGTTTGTTTAAATTGCCCAACTGATTCGGATTATTCTGGTATTAACGAGAATAATCGCTTTGTGGGGGAAACCGTCGCCGATCATGTGATTAATCTGGTCACACGCAACGAACGTGGACTTCCAGAATTTCCTAAAGTTATCTTGACCGAAGGTTATTGGCAAGAGGGGACATCTCTGCCTTAG
- a CDS encoding polysaccharide deacetylase family protein, whose amino-acid sequence MDLKRLFKVAAVGLLIASSAHALGNGPAPLAKIEKPGVILTFDDRANIPRWVEQIPLFEKYGVHVTFGIERADMLTAEQIEGLKQLMAAGHEISNHGFRHVRGKDMVAEHGLQYWLDHEVLPATKVLQSHGIEPGAFLYPNSSNSPEMDRTIQPYFRHVRTGTGIPKGKRLSDVDVLFTPMDAIQNRFVLVGKGIDRADEAWLNYHLVPALKRVKAKNEILMLYAHDITDYSDRHYINSEILELFLQKIQEMDLECYTMSELPSIYPR is encoded by the coding sequence ATGGATTTAAAAAGACTGTTCAAGGTGGCTGCTGTCGGGCTACTGATCGCTTCGTCGGCACACGCGCTCGGTAATGGTCCGGCACCCCTTGCTAAAATTGAAAAGCCGGGTGTGATCCTTACATTCGATGACCGGGCGAATATTCCGCGTTGGGTGGAGCAAATTCCGCTCTTTGAAAAGTATGGCGTGCATGTGACTTTCGGCATTGAAAGGGCGGATATGCTCACTGCCGAGCAGATTGAAGGATTGAAGCAGCTGATGGCTGCCGGTCATGAGATCAGTAACCACGGCTTCCGGCATGTGCGAGGTAAAGATATGGTGGCAGAACACGGTCTCCAATACTGGTTGGACCATGAAGTCCTTCCTGCGACCAAAGTGCTTCAGAGTCATGGCATCGAACCCGGTGCGTTTTTGTATCCCAATAGCAGCAATAGTCCGGAAATGGATCGTACCATCCAGCCATACTTCCGACATGTCCGCACTGGAACCGGAATTCCCAAAGGAAAGCGCTTATCAGATGTGGATGTCTTATTCACGCCTATGGATGCGATTCAGAACCGTTTCGTTTTGGTCGGTAAAGGTATCGACCGGGCCGATGAGGCTTGGCTTAACTACCATCTGGTGCCTGCTTTGAAGCGTGTGAAGGCTAAGAATGAAATCTTAATGCTCTACGCGCACGACATTACCGATTACTCGGATCGGCATTACATCAATTCAGAGATTCTAGAGCTCTTTCTCCAGAAGATCCAGGAAATGGATCTGGAGTGTTATACCATGAGCGAACTGCCTTCGATTTACCCGAGATAG
- a CDS encoding glycoside hydrolase family 2 TIM barrel-domain containing protein — protein sequence MSEAVISKRVLTKECLIEWSSSLSDGSVETTLDLDATSWVPVTVPHNWDDYHGYHEVSHGNLHGTAWYRTSIEYTGEVEGERVYVFFEGVGSYATVYVKEVQVGYHAGGRTTFTVDLTEALVVGSNSLVVKAEHPEKIDDLPFVCGGCWGAPNTEGSQPFGIFRPVWLERTGPVRVEPFGVHVLTPKVSELSAEVATFTTLCNPTEESQCIRLEQRIYDDSETLIAEFTEVSELSRKSSQTLSKQYPSFSEPKLWSPEQPHLYRVVTSVFVDDVLSHEHHTNFGLRWVEWPEIEQPDADHNVVSADRRGQLIHNGEFEISIDNNGLTQVLSQLKQPCVKLIPMGVKIYQKQASLPDCAKLNVDLQFSVETSPGQPVDLLCEIQNEGGTVFFHQHRAELPVDSERVGHLWEVPDILYPRTWIAHDPYLHRLLVEVRLKDGTLIERSETLFGIRDPQQWDASKPLNLARPEFQPLASDPTPASDSKERRLRLNGQPFFMNGTCEYENLLGCDHAFTEQQIDASVRMMRSAGFNAFRDAHHPHNLRYYDHWDAAGIVCWTQIGSHVWFDNESFRENYRRIVREWVKERRNHPCILIWGIQNECNMPEAFTAEIREIIREMDPTSPQWRITTTCNGGKGADWNVPQEWSGTYGGNYNDYDLKAAQMVGEYGAWRNFGVHTEVDYAGDENDRSETWACAAMEAKVRLGESFREESIGHFHWIFNTFANPGRSAENFEGPGDAEIGSVNNKGLVTSWHQPSDLYYMFRSNYADPMCDPMVYIVSHTWPDRWQEAIPRNVSVYSNCEEVELFIGVGRLSLGRQFRPDIGHHYIWHDVLPETNLLYAVGYKNDKPVVEDLIRLDYLPEDSSLGDWVGKAETIAACEALYRVNCGSAQDYVDSCGQVWAADRAWSESVDFGWESWGGRFDNVRDDLASCGYTMTPVRGTSLSGVYHRYRYGRQYLKYRFKTGVGRFRVRCHFAEPWFGVGGFRDANKLRVFDLAINGVVVDSELDIHARTKGAHYALVREYTVEIDSDILTVHFPRVLVNQAIIFGIECFAL from the coding sequence ATGAGTGAAGCAGTAATATCTAAGAGAGTTCTAACTAAAGAGTGTTTAATCGAATGGTCCTCGAGTTTGTCGGATGGCAGTGTTGAAACTACCTTGGATTTGGATGCCACGTCATGGGTGCCAGTCACTGTGCCACATAACTGGGATGACTATCATGGGTATCACGAGGTGTCGCATGGTAATCTGCATGGCACTGCCTGGTATCGAACCAGTATCGAATACACCGGTGAGGTCGAAGGGGAACGTGTGTATGTCTTCTTTGAGGGCGTCGGCAGTTATGCGACAGTCTATGTGAAAGAGGTTCAAGTTGGCTATCATGCTGGTGGGCGTACCACGTTTACAGTAGATCTTACTGAGGCGCTTGTTGTCGGTAGTAATTCGCTTGTCGTTAAAGCGGAGCACCCAGAGAAAATCGATGACTTGCCCTTTGTGTGTGGTGGTTGTTGGGGAGCTCCCAATACAGAAGGCTCACAGCCTTTTGGGATTTTCCGTCCAGTCTGGTTAGAGCGGACGGGACCAGTGCGTGTTGAGCCTTTTGGTGTGCATGTGCTTACACCAAAGGTGAGTGAACTGAGTGCTGAGGTGGCGACATTTACGACATTGTGTAATCCGACTGAAGAGAGCCAATGCATTCGACTCGAGCAGAGAATATATGATGATTCTGAAACTTTAATCGCAGAGTTTACTGAAGTGAGTGAATTGTCACGAAAGAGCTCACAGACCTTATCGAAGCAGTATCCTAGCTTTAGCGAACCTAAGCTGTGGTCGCCCGAGCAGCCTCATCTCTATCGAGTTGTCACCTCTGTATTTGTGGATGATGTCCTCTCTCATGAGCATCATACCAATTTTGGTTTAAGATGGGTCGAGTGGCCTGAGATTGAGCAGCCGGATGCAGATCATAATGTTGTTTCTGCAGATCGCCGTGGTCAGTTAATCCATAATGGTGAGTTCGAAATTAGCATCGATAACAATGGGCTTACACAGGTGTTGTCTCAGCTTAAGCAGCCTTGCGTGAAATTAATCCCAATGGGGGTTAAGATCTATCAGAAGCAAGCATCTCTTCCCGATTGTGCCAAACTGAATGTTGACTTGCAATTTTCCGTCGAGACATCGCCTGGGCAGCCTGTGGATCTTTTGTGTGAGATACAGAATGAGGGAGGCACTGTCTTTTTTCATCAGCATCGCGCTGAATTGCCAGTCGATTCAGAGCGAGTTGGGCACCTATGGGAGGTGCCTGATATTTTGTATCCGCGCACGTGGATTGCACATGACCCCTATCTTCATCGTCTATTAGTTGAGGTCCGTTTAAAAGACGGCACACTCATCGAGCGCAGTGAAACTCTTTTTGGTATTAGGGACCCACAGCAATGGGATGCCTCGAAGCCATTGAATTTGGCGCGGCCAGAGTTTCAGCCGCTGGCAAGTGATCCGACGCCAGCATCTGATTCGAAAGAGCGTCGTTTACGCCTGAATGGTCAACCGTTCTTCATGAATGGCACATGTGAGTATGAAAACTTGCTAGGTTGTGATCATGCATTTACTGAGCAGCAAATTGACGCCAGTGTTCGCATGATGCGATCTGCGGGGTTTAATGCTTTCCGTGATGCACACCATCCGCATAATTTACGCTATTACGATCATTGGGATGCGGCAGGAATTGTCTGCTGGACACAGATTGGCTCGCATGTGTGGTTTGATAACGAGTCGTTCCGTGAAAACTACCGACGGATTGTTCGCGAGTGGGTTAAGGAACGTCGTAATCATCCGTGTATATTAATTTGGGGGATACAGAATGAGTGTAATATGCCCGAGGCATTTACCGCCGAAATACGTGAGATCATTCGTGAAATGGACCCCACCAGCCCTCAATGGCGTATTACGACGACTTGTAATGGAGGGAAGGGCGCCGACTGGAATGTGCCGCAAGAGTGGAGTGGGACTTATGGTGGGAATTATAATGACTATGATTTAAAGGCGGCGCAAATGGTTGGAGAGTATGGTGCGTGGCGAAACTTCGGCGTGCATACAGAGGTGGACTATGCTGGTGACGAAAATGATCGTAGTGAGACATGGGCTTGCGCAGCTATGGAAGCTAAAGTCCGGCTGGGGGAATCATTCCGGGAGGAGTCGATCGGGCACTTTCACTGGATCTTTAATACCTTTGCTAACCCTGGTCGGTCTGCTGAGAATTTTGAAGGGCCGGGTGATGCAGAAATAGGTTCAGTCAATAACAAGGGCTTAGTCACTTCCTGGCATCAGCCTTCGGATTTATACTACATGTTCCGCTCTAATTATGCAGATCCTATGTGCGACCCGATGGTTTATATTGTCTCACACACATGGCCTGACCGCTGGCAGGAAGCCATCCCTCGTAATGTCTCAGTGTATAGTAATTGCGAAGAGGTCGAACTATTTATCGGTGTTGGAAGGCTGTCTTTGGGGAGGCAGTTCAGACCCGATATTGGGCACCATTATATCTGGCATGATGTTTTGCCTGAAACCAATCTTCTCTATGCTGTTGGATACAAGAATGATAAGCCTGTGGTAGAGGATCTTATTCGTTTGGATTATTTACCAGAAGATAGTAGTCTCGGCGATTGGGTCGGAAAAGCTGAAACTATAGCTGCATGCGAAGCTCTCTATCGCGTGAACTGTGGTTCGGCGCAGGATTATGTGGATTCTTGTGGTCAAGTCTGGGCGGCTGACCGTGCCTGGTCAGAATCTGTTGATTTCGGATGGGAAAGCTGGGGCGGGCGCTTTGACAATGTTCGAGATGATTTAGCGAGTTGTGGATATACGATGACGCCGGTTCGTGGAACCTCGTTATCAGGAGTGTATCATCGATATCGATATGGACGTCAGTATTTGAAGTACCGCTTTAAAACCGGAGTAGGGCGCTTCCGTGTGCGCTGCCATTTTGCGGAGCCTTGGTTTGGTGTGGGCGGCTTTAGGGATGCGAATAAACTTCGTGTTTTTGACCTCGCTATCAATGGTGTCGTCGTTGATTCAGAATTGGATATTCATGCGCGGACGAAAGGAGCGCATTACGCCTTGGTTCGGGAATATACGGTTGAAATTGATTCCGATATATTGACGGTGCATTTTCCACGTGTCCTAGTGAATCAGGCGATTATCTTCGGTATAGAGTGTTTTGCCCTTTAG
- a CDS encoding LacI family DNA-binding transcriptional regulator — translation MAKISDVAKLAKVSSATVSRVFNHHPNVHLDVRKRVFAAAREIDYRPRPSLKQKNVVVITPYAPVYPVQSCVDMILMALVQEMSRRGFRLEILPENNRDRLDGIQFCAAIAIGAEPSTFADWSDRYAMPLVIMDRDGPTDSPDVYYVQSDNAQGMRLAIEHLHARGCQKVGCIIHGDPGTGNADLRHDGIVEALSDCKLPVDESLIHFSGHGTDKYVELIGKLLKQEVDALFCPGGNAGVVSFYAFSLYNRQVPKDISLIASEQTLYSQYSVPPLTTITPDYSAMAIAAADVIEAQAKGDNIPAKTIIPYLLISRESVRKLH, via the coding sequence ATGGCAAAAATATCCGACGTCGCAAAACTGGCCAAAGTCTCAAGTGCCACGGTATCCAGAGTCTTCAATCATCATCCCAACGTCCACCTCGATGTGCGTAAACGGGTGTTTGCCGCTGCACGTGAGATAGACTATCGTCCACGTCCTTCGCTGAAGCAAAAGAACGTGGTCGTAATCACACCTTACGCGCCCGTGTATCCAGTCCAGAGCTGTGTAGACATGATTCTCATGGCGTTGGTTCAAGAGATGTCGCGCCGCGGCTTTCGATTGGAAATTCTCCCCGAAAACAACCGCGACCGCCTGGATGGCATCCAATTTTGCGCAGCCATCGCAATCGGAGCGGAACCATCCACCTTTGCGGATTGGTCGGACCGCTACGCCATGCCACTCGTGATTATGGATCGCGATGGACCAACGGACTCACCCGATGTCTATTATGTTCAATCCGACAATGCACAGGGGATGCGTCTGGCGATTGAACACCTGCATGCGCGTGGTTGTCAGAAGGTCGGTTGTATTATACACGGCGATCCAGGCACCGGAAATGCCGACCTTCGCCATGACGGAATCGTGGAAGCCTTGAGCGATTGTAAGCTCCCCGTAGATGAAAGTCTGATCCACTTTTCAGGTCACGGCACCGATAAATATGTCGAACTGATCGGAAAGCTGCTCAAACAGGAAGTGGACGCCCTGTTTTGCCCCGGTGGCAACGCAGGCGTTGTTTCCTTTTACGCCTTCTCGCTCTATAACCGACAGGTCCCGAAAGATATCTCGCTGATCGCTTCCGAACAAACACTGTATTCACAGTACTCAGTGCCTCCATTAACGACTATCACTCCCGACTATTCAGCGATGGCAATTGCAGCGGCCGACGTCATCGAAGCACAAGCTAAAGGCGATAATATACCCGCAAAAACCATCATACCTTACCTATTGATTTCCCGCGAAAGCGTGAGAAAGCTGCATTGA